From the genome of Muricauda sp. SCSIO 64092, one region includes:
- a CDS encoding M16 family metallopeptidase: MRKLLCILVLTFLCVNGLWAQDFQFKADDIEIPYKKYTLKNGLTLLVHEDHKAPIAAINVWYHVGSKNEKLGKSGFAHLFEHLMFNGSENYNTDYFQALERIGATDLNGTTNNDRTNYFQNVPIAALDQVLFLESDRMGHLLGAIDQAKLDEQRGVVQNEKRQGENNPYGMQWDYLTKAMYPKGHPYSWTVIGEMEDLNAASLEDVQEWFKSYYGAANAVLAIAGDVNPDEVYQKVITYFGDIPSGPTVERQEVNIPNKVYDSYQVYEDRVPETRVLFTWNTPQYGSQEDLHFDLISAILTNGKNSRLYKKFVYEDQSASAAVSFQASSEIASRFIAYLNVKPGEDAKKLEKQLWEEIAKFIEEGPTEAELKRVKADYFANFIKGLERIGGFGGVSDILASNQTYHGDASYYKTQLKYVEEATVADLKNTAKKWLTKGKHILVCKPFPEYDVEQSTVDRSKLPELGPQKSSKFPDLQRTTLSNGLEVVLAQRTGVPTVIINLVTDAGYKTDHLSSPGTAELAMNLMDEGTREKNSLQINETLQLLGASLNTFSNQDQSNVYMSTLKQSLDASLDLFADVVLNPEFPAKEFDRLKNEQINDIRQEKSQPVAMALRVMNKYLYGEGHPYSSPYTGTGYEETVGKLTRDDIVQFYDTWIKPNNSTLIVTGDVSMDMLKAKLQKSLGKWKRGEVPQVTFTPPKTNSRNTLYLMNRPESQQSVIIAGHLTDKYGGLSEVALEQMVSILGGDFTSRINMNLREDKHWSYGAGGFVLGSKEERPFILYAPVQTDKTAESVTELRKEIGDFLTSRPPTQDELDKVKTNQVLKLPGQWETNSSVNSSVRNMVRYNLPNDYYQTYDKSVRELSLNDIKEVSKKVVKPEEVNWFMVGDRAKIISKLDELGFDEIIEIDADGNPTVPAMTDQGSDLKN; the protein is encoded by the coding sequence ATGAGAAAATTACTTTGCATATTGGTATTGACCTTTCTTTGTGTCAATGGATTATGGGCACAAGACTTTCAGTTTAAAGCAGATGATATTGAAATTCCCTACAAGAAATACACCTTAAAAAATGGCCTTACCCTACTGGTCCATGAAGACCATAAAGCGCCAATTGCTGCAATTAACGTATGGTATCATGTGGGTTCCAAAAACGAAAAACTGGGAAAGAGTGGGTTTGCGCATTTATTTGAACATCTGATGTTCAATGGTAGTGAAAATTACAACACCGATTATTTTCAAGCGCTGGAACGTATTGGTGCCACGGATCTTAACGGAACTACCAATAATGATAGGACCAATTACTTCCAAAATGTTCCCATAGCTGCTTTGGACCAGGTACTATTTTTGGAATCTGACCGAATGGGACACCTGCTGGGTGCTATCGACCAGGCAAAACTGGATGAGCAACGAGGTGTGGTACAGAATGAAAAGCGTCAAGGGGAGAACAATCCTTATGGAATGCAATGGGATTATTTGACCAAGGCAATGTATCCTAAAGGCCATCCCTATTCCTGGACGGTCATTGGGGAAATGGAAGACCTGAATGCGGCTTCTTTGGAAGATGTACAGGAATGGTTCAAGTCATATTATGGAGCGGCCAATGCCGTATTGGCCATTGCGGGTGATGTAAATCCCGATGAAGTTTATCAAAAGGTGATTACGTATTTTGGTGATATCCCATCAGGACCGACCGTGGAGCGCCAGGAAGTCAATATTCCCAATAAGGTTTATGATTCGTATCAGGTATATGAGGACAGAGTACCCGAAACAAGGGTCTTATTTACATGGAACACTCCACAGTACGGTTCACAGGAGGATCTTCATTTTGATTTGATCTCGGCTATTTTGACCAATGGAAAGAATTCCCGTTTGTACAAAAAGTTTGTATACGAGGACCAGTCGGCCAGCGCAGCAGTATCGTTTCAAGCTTCCAGTGAAATTGCCAGTAGATTCATTGCCTATCTTAATGTTAAGCCTGGGGAGGATGCCAAAAAACTGGAAAAACAACTTTGGGAGGAGATTGCCAAGTTTATTGAAGAAGGTCCTACGGAAGCAGAGTTGAAAAGGGTAAAGGCAGATTATTTCGCCAACTTTATCAAAGGATTGGAGCGTATTGGAGGATTTGGCGGGGTATCCGATATCTTGGCATCCAACCAGACCTATCATGGGGATGCTTCCTATTATAAAACCCAACTAAAATATGTTGAGGAAGCCACGGTAGCGGATTTGAAAAATACTGCAAAAAAGTGGTTGACCAAAGGCAAGCATATTTTAGTCTGCAAGCCCTTTCCGGAATACGATGTGGAACAATCCACGGTAGATAGGAGCAAACTACCGGAATTGGGACCACAGAAAAGCTCCAAATTTCCGGACCTCCAACGTACGACTTTATCCAATGGCTTGGAAGTTGTTTTGGCGCAAAGAACAGGTGTGCCCACGGTAATTATCAATTTGGTGACCGATGCGGGCTATAAAACCGATCATTTATCCAGTCCTGGGACGGCAGAATTGGCCATGAACCTTATGGATGAAGGTACCAGGGAAAAGAACTCCTTGCAGATCAATGAAACACTACAATTATTGGGTGCATCCCTAAATACGTTTTCCAATCAGGACCAATCCAATGTCTACATGTCCACTTTAAAACAGAGCTTGGATGCAAGTTTAGATCTATTTGCGGATGTAGTCCTTAATCCTGAGTTCCCAGCTAAGGAATTTGATAGGTTAAAGAACGAGCAGATCAATGATATTAGGCAGGAAAAATCCCAGCCTGTGGCTATGGCCCTGAGGGTCATGAACAAGTACCTATACGGCGAAGGACATCCGTACAGCTCACCATACACCGGAACGGGGTATGAGGAAACCGTGGGGAAGCTCACAAGGGATGATATTGTTCAATTTTATGATACTTGGATCAAGCCCAACAACTCCACTCTCATTGTTACAGGGGATGTTTCCATGGATATGCTGAAGGCAAAGCTTCAAAAATCACTGGGGAAATGGAAAAGGGGAGAGGTTCCCCAGGTAACCTTTACCCCACCAAAGACCAATAGTAGGAACACCCTTTATTTAATGAATCGTCCGGAATCCCAGCAATCGGTTATCATAGCGGGACATTTAACGGATAAATACGGAGGCCTGTCAGAGGTTGCCTTGGAGCAAATGGTGAGCATTCTTGGTGGGGATTTCACCTCCCGTATCAACATGAATTTACGTGAGGACAAACACTGGTCTTATGGTGCAGGTGGTTTTGTCCTGGGTTCCAAGGAAGAACGTCCATTTATTCTTTACGCTCCGGTACAAACGGATAAAACAGCAGAGTCCGTTACCGAATTGCGAAAGGAAATCGGGGATTTTTTAACCTCCAGACCCCCCACACAGGACGAATTGGATAAAGTAAAGACCAATCAGGTATTGAAGCTTCCCGGACAGTGGGAAACCAACAGCTCCGTAAACAGTTCCGTAAGGAATATGGTCAGGTATAACCTGCCCAACGACTATTATCAAACGTATGATAAAAGTGTACGGGAACTGTCTTTGAACGATATCAAGGAAGTAAGTAAAAAAGTGGTAAAACCTGAAGAAGTGAATTGGTTCATGGTGGGGGACCGG
- a CDS encoding helix-turn-helix domain-containing protein, with the protein MFLTFPDFNIWSTPLLLLTIQGLIFAFLLLQRYLKNGNISDLFLFSILVITCYHQTCYTVGFMGWYDTFRNTKINYALITLSVAIAPLIYLYVKSVTMSAFQFRKKDWLHFIPAFSIIVYRIIIYTYDASQSGFSEIQNGYLKIHLDEAFVLPLYDVFGYFQNFLYLAFTFQLFYFYRKKIKEYFSNIYKLELNWILSFLILYSILYFYGFVQTLVAEFVMELNYMQRWWMVLLTGVVIVYVGIKGYFTDTTKLKKLNFSFAPTRVSIPEAPSPSSKGVTEEAVTQLKTLMEAQKPYLNPELNLADLSELANMNRAQLSETINSGFGKNFNDFINQYRIDEFKKMLEANKQNKLSLLGMAFECGFNSKATFNRVFKKITQLSPTDYLKTTV; encoded by the coding sequence GTGTTTTTAACGTTTCCGGATTTCAATATTTGGAGTACTCCCCTGCTCTTACTTACAATACAAGGACTTATTTTTGCTTTTCTACTCTTACAACGTTACCTGAAAAATGGAAACATCTCGGACCTGTTCCTATTTTCCATTCTAGTGATTACTTGTTACCATCAAACCTGTTATACTGTTGGTTTTATGGGATGGTACGATACATTTAGGAACACCAAGATCAATTATGCCCTGATCACACTATCGGTAGCTATTGCACCACTGATCTATCTTTATGTGAAATCGGTGACCATGTCCGCATTTCAATTTAGAAAAAAGGATTGGCTCCACTTCATCCCTGCGTTCAGCATCATAGTCTACAGAATCATCATTTATACCTATGACGCGAGTCAGAGTGGGTTTTCCGAAATCCAAAACGGCTACCTGAAAATTCATTTGGACGAAGCTTTTGTACTACCCTTATATGATGTTTTTGGCTACTTCCAGAACTTCCTTTATTTGGCTTTTACGTTTCAGCTTTTCTATTTCTATCGAAAAAAGATCAAGGAATACTTTTCCAATATCTACAAATTGGAACTCAACTGGATCCTCTCCTTTTTAATCTTGTATTCCATTCTTTATTTCTATGGGTTTGTCCAGACATTGGTTGCGGAGTTTGTCATGGAACTCAACTATATGCAGCGATGGTGGATGGTACTTCTTACGGGAGTGGTCATTGTCTACGTGGGCATAAAGGGCTATTTTACGGATACCACCAAACTTAAAAAGCTGAATTTCAGCTTTGCCCCTACCCGTGTAAGTATTCCAGAAGCGCCAAGCCCCAGTTCAAAAGGTGTTACTGAGGAGGCCGTTACCCAGTTGAAAACACTTATGGAAGCCCAAAAGCCATATTTGAACCCAGAACTGAACCTTGCGGACCTATCCGAATTGGCAAATATGAATAGGGCACAACTTTCGGAAACCATCAATAGCGGTTTTGGAAAGAACTTCAACGATTTTATAAATCAATATCGAATTGATGAATTCAAAAAAATGCTGGAAGCGAACAAACAAAACAAACTATCCCTCCTTGGAATGGCCTTTGAATGTGGGTTCAACAGCAAAGCGACCTTTAACAGGGTATTTAAAAAAATAACCCAGCTCTCCCCCACTGACTATCTGAAAACCACGGTTTAG
- a CDS encoding DoxX family protein — MKKAIQIILHPITQKHWSGDLMFAVPRFICGLLLAVDFGASKFGMPWTADSQNLNLFEVAAWFPKDVAEYGGIFAVSPIFFAWMGAFSEAVGGLFLAFGLKTRVSAFLIMCTMLVAIFLQKWGQGTWGMLPAMGFLWIAIFHFYLGSGRFGLDYLLSKKLYKL, encoded by the coding sequence ATGAAAAAAGCAATTCAAATTATTTTACACCCCATTACCCAAAAGCATTGGTCAGGGGATCTCATGTTTGCCGTACCACGTTTTATCTGTGGCCTACTTCTTGCTGTGGATTTTGGCGCTTCAAAATTTGGTATGCCCTGGACTGCAGATAGTCAGAACCTTAACTTATTTGAAGTTGCCGCCTGGTTTCCAAAGGATGTCGCTGAATACGGTGGAATATTTGCCGTTTCACCCATATTTTTTGCTTGGATGGGAGCTTTTAGTGAAGCCGTTGGTGGCCTATTTCTTGCCTTTGGGTTAAAAACAAGGGTTTCTGCCTTTCTTATCATGTGTACCATGCTGGTTGCCATATTCCTTCAAAAATGGGGTCAAGGTACCTGGGGAATGTTGCCCGCAATGGGATTTCTCTGGATAGCCATTTTTCATTTCTATTTAGGTTCAGGACGATTTGGATTGGACTACCTATTAAGCAAAAAACTATATAAACTTTAA
- a CDS encoding DoxX family protein: MKSSFLTNIGLALLRIAPSLMLMTHGYPKLQKLISGNLEFANPLGIGEGPSLFLTVIGEFIAPILLIFGYKTRFAAIPALLTMLVAGFVVHGPDPFGKKELALLYATCFVTIIFLGPGKYSVDRK, from the coding sequence ATGAAAAGTAGTTTTCTAACTAACATTGGTCTTGCCCTTTTACGAATAGCACCTTCATTAATGTTAATGACCCACGGATATCCCAAACTGCAAAAGTTGATTTCCGGTAATTTGGAATTTGCCAATCCCCTGGGTATTGGCGAGGGACCATCACTTTTTTTGACGGTAATTGGTGAGTTCATAGCTCCGATACTATTGATCTTTGGATATAAGACCCGATTTGCCGCCATTCCGGCATTATTGACCATGTTGGTGGCCGGTTTTGTTGTCCATGGTCCCGATCCCTTTGGCAAAAAGGAACTGGCCTTGCTTTATGCTACCTGCTTTGTCACCATAATTTTCTTGGGACCAGGGAAATACAGTGTGGACAGAAAATAG
- the holA gene encoding DNA polymerase III subunit delta: MKEVKQIVSAIKAGDIKPIYFLMGDEPYYIDKIADFIAQNVLTEEERGFNQMVVYGKETSVDEIISHAKRFPMMAEYQVLIVKEAQHLSRNIEQLASYCQNLQPTTVLVVCYKYKKLDKRKKLYKSVVQSGVLFESKKLYENQVADWIRRVLSGKGYGISPKSSAMLVEYLGTDLSKIDNELQKLYLSIEKGQEITPELIEKHIGISKDYNNFELKKAIAERDLSKTSHIVRYFSQNPKDNPFVVTVTLLHTFFSQLLQYHGLNDHSSKSVSQSLGINPYFIGEYQIAAKNYPMKRVSKIISGLRELDLKGKGLGAQNISQDDLLKELLGLIY, encoded by the coding sequence ATGAAAGAAGTAAAACAGATAGTATCGGCCATAAAGGCAGGGGATATTAAACCCATATACTTTTTGATGGGGGATGAGCCCTACTATATTGATAAGATAGCCGATTTTATTGCCCAAAACGTCCTTACGGAAGAAGAACGTGGATTCAACCAAATGGTGGTTTATGGAAAAGAGACTTCCGTGGATGAGATCATATCACATGCCAAGCGATTCCCCATGATGGCCGAATACCAGGTTTTGATCGTAAAGGAGGCGCAACACCTGTCCCGAAATATAGAGCAGTTGGCTTCCTACTGTCAAAACCTTCAACCCACCACGGTCTTGGTGGTGTGTTACAAGTATAAAAAACTGGACAAGAGGAAGAAGTTGTACAAATCCGTTGTCCAATCGGGAGTTTTGTTTGAAAGCAAAAAATTGTACGAAAATCAGGTTGCCGACTGGATCCGCAGGGTGCTTTCCGGGAAGGGATATGGAATTTCCCCCAAATCCTCGGCCATGTTGGTGGAATATCTGGGAACCGATCTAAGCAAAATTGACAATGAGTTACAAAAGTTGTACCTGTCCATTGAAAAGGGCCAGGAGATTACCCCGGAACTTATTGAAAAACACATTGGGATAAGCAAGGATTACAACAATTTTGAGTTAAAAAAGGCCATTGCGGAACGAGATCTTTCCAAGACCAGTCATATCGTCCGGTATTTTTCGCAAAACCCAAAGGACAATCCATTTGTAGTTACCGTGACATTGCTACATACCTTTTTTTCACAGTTGTTGCAATACCATGGCTTGAACGACCATTCCTCAAAATCGGTTTCCCAAAGTCTGGGGATAAACCCCTATTTTATTGGGGAGTATCAAATAGCCGCAAAAAACTACCCCATGAAAAGGGTAAGCAAGATCATTTCGGGCCTTAGGGAACTGGATTTAAAGGGAAAGGGATTGGGCGCCCAGAATATTTCGCAGGACGACCTGTTAAAGGAATTATTGGGCCTTATCTATTGA
- a CDS encoding type I restriction enzyme HsdR N-terminal domain-containing protein: MERLNFPKFNFRVKNTENQLRIFDIVRKKFVVLHPEEWVRQHVVHYLSTIKKYPLGHINIEKQLLLHGLRKRYDVIVFNTDGSIEILVECKSPKVSITQNTFDQMARYNLRANSKYLMVTNGLEHYYCRMDMENEKYRFLKDIPDFSR; this comes from the coding sequence ATGGAACGTCTTAATTTCCCCAAATTCAACTTTAGGGTTAAAAATACCGAAAATCAACTTCGGATATTTGACATTGTACGTAAAAAGTTTGTGGTCCTTCATCCCGAAGAATGGGTCAGGCAACATGTAGTCCACTATCTTTCAACCATTAAAAAATACCCCTTGGGACATATCAATATCGAAAAACAGTTACTGCTCCATGGGCTAAGAAAGCGATACGATGTGATTGTCTTTAATACCGATGGTTCCATTGAGATCCTAGTGGAATGTAAATCCCCAAAAGTATCCATAACCCAAAATACTTTTGACCAAATGGCAAGGTACAATTTAAGGGCAAATTCCAAATACCTCATGGTCACCAATGGTTTGGAGCACTATTACTGTAGGATGGACATGGAAAATGAAAAATATCGATTTCTAAAGGATATTCCTGATTTTAGCCGTTAA
- a CDS encoding glycosyltransferase family 2 protein, with protein MRVAIAILNWNGAELLKRFLPSVLEFSEGADIYVIDNASTDDSISVLKERFPEVHVIQNDKNHGFAGGYNLGLKSIDADIYCLLNSDVKVTKNWLPPVLEQFKNNRDLAIAQPKILDLNNPTYFEYAGAAGGFIDKLGYPFCRGRIFQALEKDLGQYNDIKEVFWATGACMFIRSAVFKELQGFDDDYFAHQEEIDLCWRAKNNGHAVYYVGHSEVFHMGGFTLENSNPYKTFLNFRNSLYTITKNLPAKSAYPILFFRLVLDGIAALRFLAQFRARHTFAILKAHLSFYRNFSMIYRKREKTNFLIKYYPVKSIVWSHFVHQVNNYNILVKD; from the coding sequence TTGAGGGTAGCTATCGCGATACTGAACTGGAACGGGGCCGAACTGTTGAAACGGTTCCTCCCGAGTGTTTTGGAATTTTCCGAAGGTGCCGATATCTATGTTATAGACAATGCCTCCACCGATGATTCGATCAGTGTGCTCAAAGAGAGGTTTCCAGAGGTGCATGTGATCCAAAATGACAAAAACCATGGATTCGCCGGAGGGTATAATCTTGGTCTCAAATCCATAGACGCCGATATTTATTGTCTGTTAAACTCTGATGTTAAGGTAACCAAAAACTGGTTGCCCCCGGTTTTGGAACAATTTAAAAACAACCGGGACCTCGCCATAGCCCAGCCCAAAATCCTGGATTTGAACAACCCGACCTATTTTGAGTATGCCGGGGCAGCGGGAGGCTTTATTGACAAGTTGGGCTATCCCTTTTGCAGGGGACGTATTTTCCAGGCATTGGAAAAAGACCTGGGACAGTACAACGACATCAAGGAGGTTTTCTGGGCAACCGGAGCCTGTATGTTTATTAGAAGTGCTGTTTTTAAGGAGCTCCAAGGTTTTGATGATGATTATTTTGCGCATCAAGAAGAGATCGATCTTTGTTGGCGGGCAAAAAACAATGGACATGCCGTGTATTATGTTGGCCACAGTGAGGTGTTCCATATGGGAGGTTTTACATTAGAGAACTCCAATCCTTATAAAACCTTTCTAAACTTTAGAAATTCCCTGTATACCATCACCAAAAACCTGCCGGCTAAATCCGCTTATCCCATTTTATTTTTCCGTTTGGTGCTGGATGGCATCGCAGCACTTCGTTTTTTGGCCCAATTTAGGGCAAGGCACACATTTGCCATTCTTAAAGCGCACCTGAGTTTTTATCGCAACTTTTCAATGATTTACCGAAAAAGGGAAAAGACTAATTTTTTGATAAAATACTATCCCGTGAAATCTATAGTATGGTCACACTTCGTACATCAGGTTAACAACTATAACATTTTAGTAAAAGATTAA
- a CDS encoding flagellar motor protein MotB, with translation MKKVFLGMLGLAILLSSCVSQKKYAELEAKHKEAQDLLNSATVKLNDCLEERATATSKMKALEDQNAFLRANNQELINNMGDLTTLTAKGAENLEKSLESLREKDLTIRRLQDAVTRRDSVNLSLVQSLKGVLGNLDDEDIEVSVEKGVVFVSISDKLLFRSGSYNVTNAAKEVLGKVAKVVNNKPDFEFMVEGHTDDVPYRSGVLLDNWDLSAKRATSIVRILQNDYGVDPKRMTAAGRSEYIPVSTTEKAKNRRTRIVVLPKLDQFYSMIEEGMKDSAIN, from the coding sequence ATGAAAAAAGTTTTTCTAGGGATGCTTGGTCTGGCCATTTTATTGAGCTCTTGTGTTTCCCAAAAAAAATATGCGGAACTGGAGGCTAAGCATAAAGAAGCCCAGGATTTGTTGAACTCTGCTACTGTAAAACTCAATGATTGCCTGGAAGAAAGGGCAACGGCAACTTCAAAAATGAAGGCTTTGGAGGACCAAAACGCCTTCTTACGTGCCAACAACCAGGAATTGATCAATAATATGGGGGATTTGACCACCTTAACTGCGAAAGGGGCAGAAAACCTTGAAAAATCATTGGAAAGCCTTCGCGAAAAGGATTTGACCATTAGAAGACTACAGGATGCCGTGACCCGAAGGGATTCCGTTAACCTTTCCTTGGTACAGAGCCTTAAAGGCGTTTTGGGCAATTTGGATGATGAGGACATCGAAGTCAGTGTGGAAAAAGGTGTCGTTTTCGTATCCATTTCAGACAAGCTTTTGTTTAGAAGCGGTAGTTATAATGTTACAAATGCCGCCAAAGAAGTACTGGGCAAAGTAGCCAAGGTGGTAAACAACAAGCCCGATTTTGAATTTATGGTGGAAGGCCATACGGATGATGTGCCTTACCGAAGCGGCGTATTGTTGGACAACTGGGATTTGAGTGCCAAAAGGGCGACTTCAATCGTAAGGATACTTCAAAACGATTATGGGGTCGATCCAAAACGAATGACTGCTGCCGGAAGGTCGGAATATATTCCTGTTTCAACTACCGAAAAGGCCAAAAACAGAAGGACACGTATAGTGGTACTTCCAAAATTGGATCAGTTCTATAGCATGATCGAGGAAGGAATGAAAGATTCTGCCATCAATTAG